CCAGGTACTGTGTTTTTTGTAGGGTTGATATTATAGTCAAATtcacatatttgtattttattgagcatTAGAGGGTCAAGAGTTTTGTTTTACTACATGGTGAGTGtattatgttcttcataaatGCTAATAGAAGGAATACAATACCTTGTAAGAACAAAACtgataattacataaaataatgattgtgttaatttattcttttttgtgttaATTCATTACATTTTGTCATTTTaccttgtatatatagtataaaaataccatgatatatttaggaaataaacaaacatgtaTTTGTCGATGAAAGAAATCATAtcacatgaatttaaaaatataaaaatcaatttattatactTGATTGTTATGCATTGATtggcattgatttttaaaatatttttgtttatttcagccATGACTCCTCATGATACCCAAGAATATTCACCAGAGAGGggcataaaacatatatttcacaaaGTGATAAGTGGGAAATATAGAAGTTGTGATCTTGACTatttacagcaaaagaaaatatggaaaactacaagtgagagtgaacaacagaaataataaaaaatcaggcCTTGTTCACCACCGGAGAATTTATACTGGATAGAAGCCctacaaatataaacaatttggcaaagcttttagtaaaacaaacaacaacaaaaaagttcttATTTACCACAGAAGAAACCACACTGGAGAGATGCCTTACCAAAGGGCAGAATgtaataaagtttttaaagaaaaatcaatctttATTAAGCAAAGCAGAATTCACACTGAAGAGAAGCCTTACAAGTGTGAAGAATATGGTAAAGGTTTTAGTCAAAAATTAAACCTTATTTACCAAagaagaattcacactggagaaaagccctacaaatgtagagaatgtggcaaagcttttagtcaaAAAGCAGGACTTACTTACCACAGGAgcactcacactggagagaagcccttcaaatgtaaagaatgtggcaaagcttttattcAAAAACCAGGCCTTAttcgccacagcagaactcacactggagagaagccccacaaatgtaaagaatgtggcagagctttcagTCAAAAAGAAGGCCTTATTctccacagcagaactcacactggagagaagccctataaatgtaaagaatgtggcaaagctttcagtcaaaaagTAGGCCTTATTttccacagcagaactcacagtggagagaagccctacaaatgtagtgaatgtggcaaagcttttagtcaaaaaccagaccttattcgccacagaagaactcacactggagagaagccccacaaatgtaaagaatgtggcagagctttcagTCGAAAACCACACCTTATTcgccacagtagaactcacactggagagaagccctacaaatgtaaagaatgtggcagagctttcagTCAAAACACAGACCTTATTctccacagcagaactcacactggagagaagccccacaaatgtaaagaatgtggcaaagctttcagtcgaaaatcataccttatttgccacagcagaactcacactggaaagaagccctacaaatgtagtgaatgtggcaaagcttttagtcgAAAATCATCCCTTAttcgccacagcagaactcacactggagagaagccctacaaatgtaaagaatgtggcaaagctttcagtcgaaaatcataccttatttgccacagaggaactcacactggagagtaGCCCTACAAATGTATATAATGTGGCAATGCTTTTAGTCAAAAACCAGACCTTTTTGggcacagaagaactcacactttCTATTGGTTGAACTCTACTTTCTTCTGGTTGAATATCTTGAGCCCAAAGATATGTAACCTGGGAGCTAAAAGAAGTATGACATAAATGAAGAGgtactttttgtatttgatttttctgcttgTGAAGATGTACACTTCTCTACCTACAATGGTATTATGATTGATGGTGACTTGTGTGAATACACGAGGCTTAAAATGCAGCTACATGATTTTGAGTCCTTTTCCTGgtaaaaaatactataatttgtACTCTAATAGGAGACTCAAAATGGTGCAagacaaacctttttttttttttaatctgcctcTTTATTCATGGTATTCTAATGGTTTTGATCTAGTCAGTTCAGACCATTTCTGATTAATGGGTATCATCAAGATGTAGCCATGTATTCAAATTCCCTCTGTGATCAGTAGCAATTCTTcccattaaaaatcaaaacattctcATAGAGCCTTTGCTATATTTTAAGGATCCActcttgcttttgttttactAAACAGAATCAATTCCACATAGTTGAGTACCAAAGTAAATGGCAATACATTAATCTAAGCACTGTGaggaatataagaaatacaaGATATCACCTTtgaagtatataaaaaaataagaatcataaatgCTAAGCCATTACTATCTAACCTATACCAGggcttttaaaatgtaatcttaGATGTTCTACGTACTCTCATAGTAAGAGGCCTTAGACTCAAAGTCATTTTATCTtgttgttttagtctgttttataatgctatagaaaaataccagaaataggccaatgtataaaaagagatataaatgcataaatttatataatctgTACAATATGGTAAGtggtttttcatgtttttagctACAACGTATTGAATATTATTACAATGTTACTATGTGGATAAGATGTGGGTATGatgaaccaataataaataaaaattgcacgCTGCATTGTTAGTAATTCAccaaacaattttttcaaaaaaagacacTCTGATGTGTGGTTTTTATCAACTATTtcattatgaatgaatgaagttaagtaaatgaataattaGAACTACATACTTGCTTAGGGTGCCTATAATTCATTGTTAAAAAACCTTTAGCTATATAAGATTTTAATACTGTATCTCACATTATGACTTAATGGAATTTTGATTAATAATGCTGAAGTCTTTCATTGAATCTTATAtcagtttatgaaataaacaCACTATATGTGATTTCCTCAATTCTAAGTGtcttatgttttaagaaactgtAAGGACAATTCAAATTAAAGTTAACATACTAATACCAATAGCAGAAGCAtcataggaaaaatgaaaacaaagaatcggGAGATTCCACCATTATAGATGTAATTTTCTCAACATCTTTTCAATGTACCTAACCTAGTATTAATACCAAAATTAATGAGAGACCTCTTTTCATGCTGAGTGTGCatgatattatataaaatgaaaacaattgcaAATGTTTCAGAGATGCATTTTACAACATTAgttgaaaatacaattgattgaTCAGTATCTCACTGTGTTTGACCACAGCAAATACCTTCTCAGTGTtcaagataaatggataaatataaaaagaatcaacTAAAATCCATGTTAAACAATAACAACTATTTTTTCATAAGGAAActatcagtgtttttttttttaaacaacatgaCAATAAACTGTGCCTTATCACATGAAGGAAAGCaacaattcttcattttattatttgaatatgcCAAGTATTCTTTGGCAAACTGCCacatatgttttaatttcacaggtgtgaattttatctgattttctctaaattgctacttatttaatataaatttgttgaaattatttCTGCATGTGCTAATTAGTGAAATATAGTGAGGAATGGAAATCATTTAAAGCTCTATGAATTGCAATCCTAGAATGGTAGGAGGAAGCTGTATATAATCATGAgaaacatattaaataatattaatttgttccagatatttatttcccttagcattcACTTTTCACTATACTAGTGCTTTTAAATTGAGCTGACTATTAAATATCATAGGAACATCCATCAGAACAATCAGAATAAggaatttaaaagagaaacaataaaatcatAAACATCTGGTTGAAACAACTAGCCAACTATTGGATCTTAGCTTTTGactttttcctcctattttctttTGATGATGACTAAGAGGAAGGTACTTCTATTAAGAGCATGACTAGAACAATTTAtggcaatttgtttttctaaacatatataaaattgacTTGCTAACTCAGAATACAATCTATTGAGTATATCTTTTTATGGTCAAAGAAATGTATAACTACACAACATAAAGATTGGCCTTTTGTAAAAAAGAATGTGATGgtgaaaaacaatttggaaaggtagtattgaatattttatttcaaagaaaaggcaggaatatttaaaatagttttgattattagattcatgtaaaaaaaaatggtagtatCCAGGCCTGatgtggtagtacatgcctgtaatctcaaaaATTatagagtctgaggcagaaggatcacaacttcaaggccagccttggtaactgagaccaggtctcaaagtaaaatatcaaagaattgtgaatatatatgaatgacaaagcacccctgggttcaatccccaggactataTAAAACTATAGTTTCCAAAATTTACACCCATCAGCAGCCTCTGCTCTATCTGCAACTATGTAAAGTTCtaaaaggaaactaaatttaGCCATACCTACTAATAGTTGTATGATATTGaccataattttgaaatatatacatagaagacccTTTACAATGTATTAGGTGTTCCCATTATTTTTTGCAATTGCaatgagagagggaggaaaaccaATTTAGCTTATGGGGCCACTTCTTTCTCTTCAGGACTAATGAGTTCAATATTAAAAGGCTTTAGTGTTTAATTGATTGTCATTTATGTAATCATAATGATATATGTTCTGTGATTTCCTGCTTAATCTACATTGGACACTTTCTGAGTATCAGCATCTGTACAGACCACTACACTGACTCTATTATTTAATAGTTACAAGTCCTTGTGTTCATGCTTCATCAGttagttattctcttttaaaaataattatatgttgCATTCTTTGTCTACAGAAAATTTATGGAGATTAAAAACCAGTAAGTATTTTCACAAATTtgactttaaataattttcatcgCAAAACAGACACCAGaagtaagaattatttatttctctaatttattaAGTCTTTCTAACATCCAATATGAGGACATGAATGCTGCTCATGGAGGGATATTCTTCCCATCAAGAACAATCAATACTATTTTCTTCTATCCCATCAAATGTTACAAAAAGTGCACATTTTACTGTGTTTCATATGCAGAACTTGACTAtccattatttttgtttagtgtgtttttactttttcatcactttgttttttctgtattttctaatctaatatttttttgtgtgtggtgagaaaAATAGATCACTAGAATCTTCTAACTTTTCCTACATTCAATCACTGACTACTCACTAGCTAATATTTCTATTAAACCATCATTTTAAAGGTAGGACTGAGGTATGCTAACAAAACAATTTTCAAGATCTACTGCAGAATCAGCATAACTTTCTTGAGCTCTGTAGTTAGAGCCACTGTTTCTGTCCACAAACACTgctccctttgttttatttttcttctatattgagtAACTCTCTTTGAAATGAGGCACAGAAAACagctttttagaattttatcatatatgaaaatatttttattcatcattaaaGGACAATCTGCTTCAGTTTAGAGTACCAGGTTGAATACTAGTTTTCCTTTAAATCGTGAGGTTATTCTATATCATCTATAATCCATCATTAGTGATAAATACTTGGgttctatttttgctttcttgaaGCTaaccatattttttcttttcaggaaattCTCTTTGTTTTAAGCATAACTACTTGAGAAGTTCTGGAGatatatttagcatatttaaattttattttcttgattatagcATTGAATCAAAATGGAATATTTCCAGACCTGATCTTCTTTCCAGTATATACATGTAGGAAACTgggtaaaatatggaaaataatatgtcTGTTTTTCAGACACCAAAAACAGGCATAGCAGGTGAGTGAAACCATAAGCAATAAGTACAGACTGGTGAAGTAaactataactttatttttaaaattattcttaataagTGCAGTTTGATAAAATGCTGTTAAAACTTATGGGTAAAGGGGAAGTAAGAATAACCAAAGTATACCACtgtaagaaaaacatgaaatctGGCACCTGAGAGCAGAGTGTGGGGGAAACTTCATTATGACTGGAAAGAATCCCTCACTTTCCCTTCGCCCTCTCACCCACTTAACCTCACCAGAAATCACCAAGACACTTAGAATAAAAGGTTTTAAGTTCAATAGTCACACTCTcttcaaatacaaaaagaagttaaaattcaACTGAACACAGAATCTTGTGTGCAAAGTTACAGGGATCTGAAACATATAAAAGATAATTCTGTGGGTTTTATTCATtgtggtttttgtgtgtgtgtgtgtgtgtgtgtgtgttttgttttgttccaaggGTGTGGCTATTCCTTGGTCACCTGAAATCAGCAAAGAAACTATTATTTTGATGAAGTATCAGTGGCTGACCCACATTAAATACagacaaatgttaaaaatattttttaaagcctgAAAAAATATATTGCTGCTTTCTCcctccacatttttctttttaaagttttttttttttttttttttttttttttttttagttttgaaaaatagtaaaaaattctgGAAGACTTTACAACCAACTGCATGAGGGTCTGGGAAGCTGAGAGGctgcagcagggctgggaggagcagACAGGAAGGGGTCTTTCCCTTAGTTACTGGAGgccaagtataactaaaaagagacaaaaatcaataagtgtttGTAAACCAGGAAATGATACAGATTATCAAGTTATTATCAGtcataaaaaatttatataatcaagaaaatagagaaatcatgaacaggattagaaaaaaataggtgtaaattttatttttagaaatttattggtgataacataaaaataaagatgaattttatattttgattttaaatggaAGGCAGAGAGATATGCAAGTCATATAGTACTTCAAAAACCTTACTTAAGttacaaaaatataatcaattgaTAGCTTCtacttattttactttctatCTTCCTTGGCATTTCCACTTGTAGAGTGTGACCAATAACTAAGCAAATAACTAACCAAGAAGACAGTCACTGATGTTATACTCTTTTTCAGAGCAAAGAAGTGATACAAcacctattcatttttttctttggaaaaaggtCCCTTTTTTGAATCagatagaagaggaaatttgTCAGCCTTTATCAAAATGTTACTAGAAATGAATACGGGTTAGCTTGATTTAGAagtaaactgaaataaaataacactatTGCACAGTGTCTTTCAGGGTtagccttgaaaaaaaaaaaaaaaaactttttccaaAGAGCAGAATACTTGGCAGCACACTTCATCCTTCAagattgttttgctttttaagggTCTTCTGTGAATTTTTGGATGCTTTTCTCAACTTATTAGTTTTTATATGGATTTCATAGAATGTATGAATCATTTTAAACTGTGtggactttttttaaattaatttttttcattccatgATTGCAAGATATCTTTCATTTATgtgtttcttcaattttattcatcaataatttttaagtttcagcATTCAGATATTTCAATTGTTTAGTTAAGTTTTATCCCTTTGTAGTTTTTTGTAACTATTAAAATGaggttgttttctttattttttttttatttatttttctttttttattggttgttcacaacattacaaagctcttgacatatcatatttcatacattagattgaagtgagttatgaactcccaattttaccccaaatgcagattgcagaatcacgtcagttacacatccacaattttacataatgccctattagtaattgttgtattctgctacctttcctatcccctactatcccccctccccttccctcacatcttctctctctaccccatctactgtaattcatttctctccttgtttattttcccactCCCCTCACGAcctattatatgtaattttgtatagcaatgagggtctcccttcatttccatgcaatttcccttttctctccctttccctcccatcggttgttttctttaattcaaatattttatgaaatttattttacaacATTATTACTGTGGTTAACATTAATATATCACATACTCAAATATCACAAAGAGAGCAAATTCTACATACTCTTATTACAAAAGAAATGATCAGGAAATGAGATTAAGAGTATTTTGATTAGCTGAATCTAGCAATTCTAACAATGATTCCATTTTTAGATAAATCACATTATAAActacaattatataaaatttttatttagaattataatgtgttttataaagaaaaaccaTTAGTCAACTAGACACCCAGACAATGAGACTTAATACATTTTGGCCTTCTGTCATGTTTCTAGCAAGTTGTTTTCACTTACAGTCTGTGTAAGTTTGCTAGGGCTATCATAACACAATACCACTGACTACGTGAATTAAATGAGAGAAATTCATTGTTacacagttccagaggctggaagttcaagatctagtattagaaaattttatttcatccgAGGTCTCTCTCTTTGAGTTTAAAACAGTTGCCTGATCATTGTTCCTCACATGGATTTTTCTCTCTATGTTCATATATCTGAATCCTAATCACATCTTATAGTGACACTTGCCATATTGAATTAGGGCTTACACAGAAGACCTTCAAAGGCCCTTCTTCCAAACAAAGTAGCATTCTAGGTACTGTAAGTTAGGATATTAAATTACAATTCTGAGGAGACACAGGCTATCTTCAACAGTAACTCTAATTATGGTTCAGACAAGTTCTGTTTTCCACTGTCTACATGTGGTTCCATGTTGTCCTTGTCTACTTCCTCTGTTTTGCTCTATAATGTTCactcttttatattaaattaaaattgtcaGGGGTCTTGACCTTTCTTTATGTGAAATGTAGTGATACTGATGtggcttttatattttcttgattgCACAGGGACATTTTGCCTACCTTTCCTGAAGTTGCTAATTCCCCACATTAACATGAGTGTTTTCTCTAGCCTGAAGTAATAAGAGTAATTTCAAGTTATTTCCCACTGTGGGTCCATCCAAGTCTAAACTGAAAACTGGATCCTGACTATCCATCTAATTGGGTCAAAGCCATCCTTCACCAGCCTCAGCTTAGCACAACTACTGAGTGATACATAAAGGTCCCATACATTGTGAATTGTGTAAGGCCACAGAGGCAGGAGAGGAATAGAGTATAATGTGAAAACTTTACCTGGAAAATAAATGActacttataatttttatatctagataattaaataatacttcttttaaaatatttttttcctattaataaaTTCACCATGGTCTTATGTGTTAGTAGGGAATAAAGACGTTTAAAAGTCACTGTTGAAACAAATTTAATTATCAAGGGATTATCAATCcacaaaattaatcataaaaatcaCTAGTGTTTAACATCCAAAAGTATTGGCACAATTTTGTGACTGGTAATTGTATGTTGTTGAAGAAGAACATTGAAATAAActattaatgcatttttattatatatgacttTTATTATCATTCATTGTTGTTAATTATGTTATAATTTACCTGTTGAACGAATAGTTGACAATTTTAtgtttgtattaaatattttcagtgacATAGGAAACTATATGCTTTTCTATTACAAATTTAATAATACAGCATTGTAATTCttgaatattataataatttattatgctTAGTTACTTTTAACTTATTTGATTAAGTGCTACATAGAAGTTAATGCTTCAGTTTATTCTTGCAGATTTTGAGTCTctctgcaacaaaatgaatcCACTGTTGTTGAACCTCTTTAGATATAATACCAATTTAGTTACTATATTAGTTAATATTGTCAGTTTTCCATTGTTCCTAGATACCTAGTAAAATACTTTTTCTcaatgttgtattgtctttagtgtgtctttaaaaattatgacttTCACTGATGCacactgagaaaaggaaaaagcccTCCACAGTCTGGATTGTCATCATCCAATTAGTTGAAGGCCCAAATTGAACACAAGTCTCAACTATACCAGTGAAGAGAGAATTCTACCCATTATTTAACAGGCATTTTGGTAATATACAGTCAAGATGAACAGATACTTGACCATCAGTTGGGAATCCAGCATTATTTGTATGTTGCTGTGTCATATTTAAACATCAAGTGCAAAAAGTGAATTTAGAGTGAATAAAAATATGTGAGTACTTGTTGTTCTTTCtaagttttaaaagtttgagaactaaaaattactgagaaataataaacacaaaagtTCTATATTTTACACTTGAAAGCTACCTATTATATAATTCTTCATAATTCTTTTCCAAAGGAGACTTGTATTCTCTGAGATAAAAAGTGCCTTACTTGTAGTCATAAGCTGTacataaaaagtaaatgcaaGCATTGACAGAAAGTCATAATTATTCATATTAGTTATAGGTTTTCAAAGTCACATTGATTTATAGCCATCAGCAGTGCTGCACCTACCCGCCATCCAGCTGCCTCCACCCATGCTGCCCTGGCCCTTCTTCATGCCTCTAGTCTGCAAGACCATGTTGGAGGGCAAGACTATCTCATGCTTCATGGTGGTGATGGGAAGCACCTGTGCCTGCCTCAGGTCCTCATCTCAGTGCTGTGTAACTTCTTGCTGTAGCAGATCAACTTGGTGTGCCAAGAACCTGCTTCTCAGGTTGCAACTGCCCACCAGCAGGAGATCTCCAACATCATGGAAATCCTTCTGCAGGTCTACCAGGAACACTGATGCCCAGCATCTGTCAACAGGCTGCTCTAAGGCAGCGCCTATCCACTGCCCTGAAAGAACCTGGTGGCCAGCACTGGTGCTGGGCCTGGAGCTCGGTGAGCACAGCGTCCACCTGTACCCTGTGTGCTTTGGCAAGTGCAAGAGGCTTCTGGTAGCCAAGCTCTACAGCAGCTGTTCATAGCCTGCATCCAGTGCCTCAACTGCCACCTCATGTACCCTCCACAAAAGTTCATGGCACACTCACGCAAGGCTGTGGAGAACAGCACCTGGCATTGGGGCTTGGACTCAGACAAGTGGATGCCAAATCTTGGTGAGCCAGGACTACACAAACAAGGAGTAGCAGGTGTGCCTGGGCCGCTGTGTGGATGACATAAAGGAGAAGTTCAATTGGCAATAGGGTGCCCTGGGTCTCCTCCAAGTCCTCCAGCCTTTGTAACATCCAAAACACATGCTGCCTCCTTCCAGTACTCCTGCATCTTCTCAGAAGGGAAAGTAGTCCAGTTGGTTGTGGATCTGGGCTTCATTCATGCTCTCCAGTGCCTGTCTGCTTTCAGACTCTGGTTACTTGTAGTTTCAAAAGGTGAAAATGAGTGCTCCCCACATATGCTGGCCCTGATCTAATGCAGCTTTAACTGCTACAAGAGCTCCTAGATTCCTGTGGCCTCTACCATTATTGTGGCCCTTGCACCATGGTCCTTGCACCATCATTCCTACATAATGTGGTCAGCAGCCCACTCATTACCATTGTTGTCTTTGGTCCCCAGCCTCTCACTGTTTGCATCCAGCCATGGAAGCAAAAGTGGAAGCTAACCACAGACACCCCTTATATCCTAGAGACTCCTGCACCTGTATCTGCTCCTGAAGAGGACAAGGACTCCAAGGACAAAGTTGAAGTAAAAGTAGAAAGGAATTCATCTCCTGCTTGTC
This portion of the Urocitellus parryii isolate mUroPar1 chromosome 14, mUroPar1.hap1, whole genome shotgun sequence genome encodes:
- the LOC144250110 gene encoding uncharacterized protein LOC144250110; this translates as MPYQRAECNKVFKEKSIFIKQSRIHTEEKPYKCEEYGKGFSQKLNLIYQRRIHTGEKPYKCRECGKAFSQKAGLTYHRSTHTGEKPFKCKECGKAFIQKPGLIRHSRTHTGEKPHKCKECGRAFSQKEGLILHSRTHTGEKPYKCKECGKAFSQKVGLIFHSRTHSGEKPYKCSECGKAFSQKPDLIRHRRTHTGEKPHKCKECGRAFSRKPHLIRHSRTHTGEKPYKCKECGRAFSQNTDLILHSRTHTGEKPHKCKECGKAFSRKSYLICHSRTHTGKKPYKCSECGKAFSRKSSLIRHSRTHTGEKPYKCKECGKAFSRKSYLICHRGTHTGE